A genomic segment from Desulfovibrio sp. encodes:
- a CDS encoding rhodanese family protein, producing the protein MLPNISPAEAQKMLRDNKARLVDVREADELAAVRIAGAEAAPLSVISWMNLAPATAELPIIFTCNSGNRTTKNSDLLHKLASGPAWQMEGGVSAWAKQGLPVENTQQPLPIFRQIQIGAGSLVLAGLLGSLAWPSMIWLSAFVGAGLIFAGVTGFCGLGLLLAAMPWNKK; encoded by the coding sequence ATGCTTCCCAATATTTCACCCGCAGAGGCACAAAAGATGCTGCGGGACAACAAGGCGCGCCTTGTTGACGTGCGCGAAGCAGACGAGCTTGCCGCCGTGCGCATTGCTGGCGCAGAAGCTGCTCCGCTTTCAGTTATTTCGTGGATGAACCTTGCCCCCGCCACAGCGGAGCTTCCCATTATCTTTACCTGCAATTCCGGCAACCGCACCACCAAGAACAGCGACCTGCTGCATAAGCTGGCCTCTGGCCCAGCATGGCAGATGGAAGGTGGCGTTAGCGCCTGGGCCAAACAGGGCTTGCCTGTGGAAAACACACAGCAGCCGCTACCCATCTTTCGCCAGATCCAGATCGGCGCTGGCAGCCTGGTACTTGCTGGCCTGCTGGGCTCCCTTGCATGGCCCTCCATGATCTGGCTCTCGGCCTTCGTGGGTGCAGGGCTGATATTTGCAGGCGTAACGGGTTTTTGCGGCTTGGGGCTGCTGCTGGCAGCCATGCCCTGGAATAAAAAATAG
- the gluQRS gene encoding tRNA glutamyl-Q(34) synthetase GluQRS, with protein sequence MNAALALRGRLAPSPTGYAHLGNAWAFLLAWLAARSAAGQVVLRIEDIDPQRSRPEYTAALIEDLTWLGLDWDLGPDKPEDAASDAMGPFEQSRRGDHYAAAIAQLERAGLTYPCFCTRKELRSLAGAPHVDDAGAPYPGTCRNLTPTQREAQLVAGRRPCLRLSCPDGLINFTDMVLGPQSYTLADCGGDFALRRSDGVVAYQLAVAVDDALMGINQVVRGRDILISTPRQIALLRLLGYGAPAYAHVPLLLDAEGQRLAKRHQSLALRSLRQMGADPRRITGLLGSLAGCNPGGRAASPAELLPHFSLLRLPAEDIRIEDEALRALVA encoded by the coding sequence ATGAACGCCGCGTTGGCTCTTCGCGGCAGGTTGGCTCCCAGCCCTACCGGTTACGCGCACCTCGGCAATGCCTGGGCTTTTTTGCTGGCCTGGCTGGCGGCCCGCAGTGCAGCCGGGCAGGTTGTGCTGCGCATTGAGGACATCGATCCGCAAAGGTCACGGCCAGAATACACGGCGGCCCTCATTGAAGACCTCACGTGGCTTGGCCTGGACTGGGACTTAGGCCCGGACAAGCCGGAGGATGCGGCCAGCGACGCCATGGGGCCCTTTGAGCAAAGCCGTAGGGGCGATCATTACGCGGCGGCCATTGCGCAGCTTGAGCGCGCGGGCCTGACCTATCCTTGTTTTTGCACCCGCAAGGAACTGCGCAGCCTGGCTGGCGCGCCACACGTGGATGACGCCGGTGCACCCTACCCCGGAACCTGTCGTAACCTTACCCCCACCCAGCGGGAGGCACAGCTTGTAGCTGGCCGCCGCCCGTGCCTGCGACTGAGCTGCCCCGACGGGTTGATAAATTTCACAGATATGGTGCTTGGGCCGCAATCGTACACGCTGGCAGACTGCGGGGGCGACTTTGCCCTGCGCCGCTCTGACGGTGTGGTAGCCTATCAATTGGCTGTGGCGGTTGACGATGCCCTCATGGGGATAAACCAGGTTGTACGCGGGCGTGACATTCTCATTTCCACGCCCCGACAGATTGCTCTTCTAAGACTCCTGGGCTATGGTGCTCCCGCTTATGCGCATGTGCCCCTGTTGCTGGATGCCGAAGGGCAGCGGCTTGCCAAAAGGCATCAGAGCCTCGCGCTGCGCTCCCTGCGCCAGATGGGCGCAGACCCCCGCCGCATAACTGGCCTCTTGGGATCATTGGCAGGATGCAATCCTGGCGGCAGGGCTGCCAGCCCAGCAGAACTTTTGCCGCACTTTTCGCTTCTGCGTCTTCCCGCTGAAGACATTCGCATTGAAGACGAAGCACTGCGCGCACTTGTGGCCTGA
- a CDS encoding radical SAM protein, whose amino-acid sequence MKAVQGYIERKSMLYLTGVEYGDYTMNHVLGCAHGCKYPCYAFMLKRRFGQVSSYEDWLKPFLVSNTLEILDKEIPRLKSKIQSVQLCFTTDPFMYGYEEIEKMSLAAIRKLNNAGVKCIVLSKGILPLELASYSKENEYGITLVSLSEDYRASMEPGAAPYSTRLSALKALHKNGCKTWVSIEPYPTPNLIEQDLETVLEAIDFTDKIIFGRTNYSKEITMFKGHREFYNEQAEQVIAFCKRKDVQFHIKEGTISNKHRPADEYL is encoded by the coding sequence ATGAAAGCGGTGCAAGGCTATATAGAGCGCAAATCCATGCTCTACCTTACCGGCGTGGAATATGGCGACTATACCATGAACCATGTTCTTGGCTGCGCTCATGGCTGTAAGTATCCGTGCTATGCCTTTATGTTGAAGCGGCGGTTTGGTCAGGTCAGTTCCTATGAAGATTGGCTTAAACCTTTTTTGGTTTCCAACACCCTGGAAATTTTAGACAAAGAAATTCCACGGCTGAAATCAAAAATCCAATCTGTCCAGCTTTGCTTTACGACTGATCCGTTCATGTATGGATATGAAGAAATAGAAAAAATGAGCCTTGCTGCCATCAGAAAACTCAACAATGCTGGAGTAAAATGCATTGTCTTGAGCAAGGGTATTCTACCACTAGAGCTAGCAAGCTATTCTAAGGAAAACGAATACGGCATTACACTCGTTTCGCTGAGTGAAGATTACCGTGCAAGCATGGAGCCTGGAGCAGCGCCTTATAGTACCCGATTATCGGCATTAAAGGCATTGCACAAAAATGGTTGTAAAACGTGGGTCAGCATCGAGCCATACCCAACGCCAAATTTAATTGAGCAAGATCTGGAAACCGTTTTGGAAGCGATAGATTTTACAGACAAAATTATTTTTGGTCGCACGAACTATAGCAAAGAAATAACGATGTTCAAAGGTCATCGTGAATTTTACAATGAGCAGGCTGAACAAGTAATCGCATTCTGCAAGCGGAAAGATGTTCAGTTTCATATAAAAGAAGGCACCATCAGCAATAAACATAGGCCTGCAGACGAATACCTATGA
- the tcmP gene encoding three-Cys-motif partner protein TcmP, giving the protein MAKDNKDFFKLKNSWSEIKDQLLGCYLTPYFQKLLTSCKPIYYVDCFAGQGKFDDGKPGSPIIALQARDTCLDRMSSGSTRGVIDTCFIELNHAQKLGQNIAQFKNDKGYPSIISGKYEEKIEVVLAGKRRINVFLYIDPYGIRALNYALFEKLAASGFSSLEMLINFNSFGFFRDACRAMGVNYTNDEALRDLDDLVEYDPTEINSSPQSTELLSKIAGGDYWKDIVAQYNRGEIDGYKAERMFSAKYKARLNQQFKYVLDMPIRLKAGHRPKYRMIHMCNHEDGLFLMAENMLKRKDELFTNIQQNRQPSLFDFADTMTSTVENDLMTIDEIKKLLFSHLSSVDTEIGLKRLLAGFLNNHGLLCDFKMLHSSLEEFQKRGVIDIIRTPATTPTGKPSTFWEEKGKQRITIRRIQA; this is encoded by the coding sequence ATGGCAAAAGATAACAAGGATTTTTTCAAGTTGAAAAATAGTTGGTCAGAAATAAAAGACCAACTCCTTGGCTGCTATTTGACGCCATATTTTCAGAAGCTACTAACGAGCTGTAAACCAATTTATTACGTTGACTGTTTCGCCGGGCAAGGCAAATTTGATGATGGCAAGCCAGGTTCACCGATTATCGCTTTACAAGCGCGTGATACTTGTCTGGATAGGATGAGTTCTGGAAGCACCAGAGGTGTCATCGACACCTGTTTCATAGAGCTAAATCACGCGCAAAAGCTAGGGCAAAACATTGCGCAGTTCAAGAATGATAAAGGATATCCATCAATAATATCAGGAAAATATGAAGAGAAAATTGAAGTGGTGCTTGCGGGCAAACGCAGAATCAATGTCTTTTTGTATATCGATCCTTATGGAATTCGCGCATTAAATTATGCCCTTTTTGAAAAACTTGCCGCTTCAGGCTTTAGCAGTCTGGAAATGCTGATTAATTTTAACTCCTTTGGGTTCTTCCGCGATGCTTGCCGCGCAATGGGGGTAAACTATACCAATGACGAAGCCCTTCGAGACCTTGATGACCTAGTGGAATATGACCCCACAGAGATTAACTCATCACCACAGTCTACAGAGTTATTAAGCAAAATTGCAGGTGGAGATTACTGGAAAGACATCGTGGCTCAATATAACCGTGGGGAGATAGACGGCTACAAAGCTGAACGAATGTTTTCAGCAAAATACAAAGCCAGACTAAATCAACAATTTAAGTATGTTTTAGATATGCCTATTCGCCTCAAGGCTGGTCATCGGCCAAAATACAGAATGATTCATATGTGCAATCATGAAGATGGGTTATTCCTCATGGCCGAGAATATGCTGAAACGCAAAGATGAGTTATTCACTAATATCCAACAAAACCGACAGCCTTCGTTATTCGACTTTGCTGATACTATGACCTCTACAGTTGAAAATGATCTTATGACAATAGATGAAATTAAGAAATTGTTGTTCTCCCACCTTTCTAGTGTGGACACTGAAATTGGGCTCAAAAGACTTCTTGCAGGTTTTTTGAATAACCATGGACTATTATGTGACTTTAAAATGTTACATAGCTCACTAGAGGAATTTCAGAAACGCGGCGTGATTGATATTATCCGGACACCAGCAACAACGCCAACAGGTAAGCCCTCAACCTTCTGGGAAGAAAAAGGTAAACAGCGGATCACAATCAGGAGAATCCAGGCATGA
- a CDS encoding PDDEXK nuclease domain-containing protein, which produces MKNDKIALLPQGYDDLLKDLKARVHKARMSAALAANAELVSLYIDIGKAILERRDAEGWGTKIIERLGNDLRVAFPGIKGFSPRNFRYMRQLAQICAETPILQQVVAKLPWGHTITLVEKLKADNERLWYGLQAIEHGWSRAVLQIQIETGLHERQTQLPKVSNFKKRLPEAQSEMALEVLKDPYIFDFFSVGEKAHERDIERGLVRHITEFLLELGSGFSYVGKQVHLEVAGEDFYLDLLFYHLKLRCYVVIELKAGAFKPEYAGKLNFYCSAVDDMLRHENDNPTIGLLLCKEKNGLLAEYALRDMNKALAVSDYKLTRAIPENLKPSLPTVEDIERELHQEN; this is translated from the coding sequence ATGAAAAATGACAAGATTGCCCTGTTGCCACAAGGGTATGATGACCTCCTCAAGGACCTCAAAGCACGTGTCCATAAGGCACGTATGTCTGCTGCGCTGGCTGCCAATGCTGAACTCGTTTCGCTCTACATTGACATTGGGAAGGCAATTCTTGAGCGCCGAGATGCTGAGGGGTGGGGAACCAAGATTATCGAAAGGCTCGGAAATGATCTTCGAGTAGCATTTCCTGGTATTAAAGGTTTTTCACCAAGAAATTTTAGATATATGCGACAGTTAGCACAGATATGCGCGGAAACCCCAATTTTGCAACAGGTTGTTGCCAAATTGCCTTGGGGCCACACAATTACCCTGGTAGAAAAGCTCAAGGCCGACAATGAGCGTCTTTGGTATGGGCTGCAGGCTATCGAGCATGGCTGGTCACGCGCTGTCCTGCAAATACAGATTGAAACCGGACTTCATGAGCGGCAAACCCAGCTTCCGAAGGTAAGCAACTTCAAAAAACGGCTGCCGGAAGCACAGTCAGAGATGGCACTGGAGGTCCTGAAAGACCCGTACATTTTTGACTTCTTTTCAGTGGGAGAGAAAGCGCATGAACGGGATATTGAACGCGGACTGGTTCGTCATATCACGGAATTCCTCCTGGAACTCGGTAGCGGCTTTTCCTATGTCGGCAAACAGGTGCATCTTGAGGTCGCGGGAGAAGACTTTTATCTCGACTTGCTCTTCTATCACCTGAAACTACGGTGCTATGTGGTTATCGAATTGAAGGCCGGAGCGTTCAAGCCGGAATATGCGGGCAAGCTGAATTTTTACTGTTCTGCGGTGGATGATATGCTCCGCCATGAGAACGACAATCCGACCATAGGATTGCTTCTTTGTAAGGAAAAAAATGGCCTTTTAGCTGAGTACGCGCTCCGCGATATGAATAAAGCCCTAGCAGTTTCAGACTACAAGCTGACCCGCGCCATCCCGGAAAATTTGAAGCCGAGTTTGCCGACTGTGGAAGACATAGAGCGAGAGTTGCATCAAGAAAACTAG
- a CDS encoding lytic transglycosylase domain-containing protein, protein MKKILTLVALLCMHTPTVAAELYAKPEPPAQLVEAIALQESGLNPFAVNIAGRSYSPATREKAEQLIQRAIAAGLSFDVGKMQINSWWMERYGIDPLSLLDPATNERWGTWILAEEIARHGLSWKAVGKYHSPDPERGRRYAWLVYRHYAGLRASKIQEAPCAEQKIDSQNLSDPRGTRTDQSIGQQGRAVPFHIQQKGVPWVFRPKPGTSRGKD, encoded by the coding sequence ATGAAAAAAATACTCACGTTGGTAGCTCTGCTTTGTATGCATACGCCAACAGTTGCAGCGGAACTTTACGCCAAGCCAGAGCCGCCCGCCCAACTGGTGGAAGCTATCGCCCTTCAGGAATCTGGCCTAAACCCTTTTGCGGTCAATATAGCCGGAAGATCCTACTCCCCTGCCACGCGGGAGAAAGCGGAACAGCTCATACAAAGGGCGATTGCGGCTGGCCTGTCTTTTGACGTTGGCAAAATGCAGATAAACTCATGGTGGATGGAGCGTTACGGCATAGACCCGTTATCACTGCTCGACCCGGCTACCAATGAGCGCTGGGGTACATGGATACTTGCGGAAGAGATCGCCCGGCATGGACTGAGCTGGAAAGCCGTGGGCAAATACCATTCCCCAGACCCGGAACGTGGCAGGCGCTACGCTTGGCTCGTTTATCGTCACTATGCAGGCCTAAGAGCCTCCAAAATTCAGGAGGCTCCTTGTGCCGAGCAAAAAATTGATTCTCAGAACCTATCTGACCCCAGAGGAACACGCACAGATCAGAGCATCGGCCAGCAAGGCAGGGCTGTCCCTTTCCACATTCAGCAAAAGGGTGTGCCTTGGGTTTTCCGTCCCAAGCCTGGAACATCAAGAGGCAAGGATTGA
- the traI gene encoding TraI/MobA(P) family conjugative relaxase encodes MISKKIGIRPQSDNYARLADYIAGVGHEGEKGLMHWCAGCLGDDDYQEAIAEVIDVQAMNTRSRQGKTYHLIISFRPEDEAKLTPALFRAIEERFAIALGYAEHQRHCGVHKNTANLHMHIAYSMIHPEKYTRHEPFRDYWKRDKTCRKLEREYGLTVDNGRTKDKQRALSEKATLIETHTGQQSFESYAKGRRDSILHLLTVATDWQTLHEGLARHGLVIRPRGNGLILADRHNQRHTAKASMVDRALALKKLEEKFGLYLPARNLEKIPEQSRYQATPLHRSPERGALYAEYQQDIEKRKSGLATVKDQEGAAIVAIKEKWAAKRRELERPNIAKKNRLGLLQLAHKHEAEEIARAKLPFQSTREDIRGEVPFTSWNGFLQYKAGQGNEIALAILRSKQRTAEPEREPQSTRAKAWSQHSKEKFAENHSKIQVEYAAREVAALKNENLSCQGKKQLLAILRMEQIAAHFSAIIDRKGTVIFSLPDGGRIMDSGKEIFFSGNNEAARHTAVQYAQKKWGKGMHVEENKIVRLKKKLEKEQHWKQQQSRER; translated from the coding sequence ATGATCAGCAAAAAAATAGGCATCCGTCCCCAAAGTGATAACTATGCCCGCCTTGCTGACTACATTGCTGGCGTCGGTCATGAAGGTGAAAAAGGGCTCATGCACTGGTGCGCCGGATGCCTTGGTGACGATGATTACCAAGAGGCTATTGCCGAAGTCATAGATGTTCAGGCCATGAACACTCGCAGCCGACAGGGCAAGACCTATCACCTTATAATCAGCTTCCGCCCCGAGGACGAGGCTAAGCTGACGCCAGCGCTTTTCAGGGCCATCGAAGAACGCTTTGCCATCGCATTGGGATATGCCGAGCATCAGCGACATTGCGGCGTCCACAAAAACACGGCCAATCTCCATATGCACATAGCATACAGCATGATCCACCCAGAGAAATATACTCGGCATGAACCATTCCGCGATTACTGGAAGCGGGACAAAACATGCCGAAAACTGGAGCGGGAATATGGTCTTACTGTAGATAATGGCCGAACTAAAGACAAACAACGAGCTTTGAGCGAAAAAGCCACGCTCATTGAAACCCATACTGGCCAGCAATCATTTGAGTCGTATGCCAAGGGCCGCAGAGACAGCATTTTACATCTTCTGACAGTGGCAACGGATTGGCAAACACTTCATGAGGGGCTTGCCCGGCATGGCTTGGTGATAAGACCACGTGGGAACGGTCTAATTCTGGCTGATCGCCATAATCAGCGCCATACCGCAAAAGCCAGCATGGTAGACAGAGCCTTGGCGCTGAAAAAGTTGGAGGAAAAATTCGGGCTGTACCTTCCAGCGCGGAACTTAGAAAAAATACCAGAGCAAAGCCGGTATCAGGCAACCCCCTTGCACCGTTCTCCAGAACGTGGCGCTTTGTATGCGGAATACCAACAAGACATTGAAAAACGAAAATCAGGCTTGGCCACCGTCAAGGATCAGGAAGGCGCTGCTATAGTTGCGATCAAAGAAAAATGGGCGGCCAAACGCAGGGAATTGGAACGGCCGAACATAGCAAAAAAGAACCGCCTTGGTCTGCTGCAACTGGCCCACAAGCATGAGGCAGAGGAAATCGCCAGAGCCAAACTGCCGTTTCAATCTACTCGTGAGGATATACGTGGAGAGGTTCCTTTCACTTCATGGAATGGTTTCCTGCAATATAAAGCTGGTCAGGGCAATGAAATCGCTTTAGCCATTTTGCGTTCCAAACAGAGGACTGCGGAGCCGGAGCGGGAACCGCAATCCACTAGAGCAAAAGCATGGTCACAGCACAGCAAGGAAAAGTTCGCAGAAAACCATTCAAAAATCCAGGTAGAATACGCAGCCAGGGAAGTAGCCGCCTTGAAGAATGAAAACCTGAGCTGTCAGGGCAAAAAACAGCTTTTGGCGATATTACGCATGGAGCAGATTGCCGCCCATTTCTCTGCAATAATAGACCGCAAGGGAACCGTCATCTTCTCCCTGCCCGACGGCGGAAGAATTATGGACAGCGGAAAGGAGATATTCTTTTCGGGCAACAATGAGGCCGCACGGCACACAGCAGTTCAGTACGCGCAGAAAAAATGGGGAAAGGGGATGCATGTAGAGGAAAACAAAATTGTGCGGCTGAAAAAAAAGCTGGAGAAGGAGCAGCACTGGAAGCAACAACAGAGTAGGGAGCGGTAG
- a CDS encoding helix-turn-helix transcriptional regulator, with amino-acid sequence MLETSLAVKQISPTRLLYQIMANQRVKKSPYFGEVLRAYRIERQLTQEQLSERVDVLRTFISSLENGARQPSFEMIFRLAKALDTTLGKLLDPVAEKWNKK; translated from the coding sequence GTGCTAGAGACATCCCTGGCTGTCAAACAAATTTCACCTACTCGTCTATTATATCAAATTATGGCAAATCAACGAGTAAAAAAGAGTCCATATTTCGGCGAAGTATTACGCGCTTACAGGATTGAAAGGCAGCTCACACAAGAGCAGCTTAGTGAGCGTGTCGATGTTTTGCGGACTTTTATTAGCTCACTGGAAAATGGTGCAAGGCAGCCAAGTTTTGAAATGATCTTTCGGCTTGCCAAGGCGTTGGACACAACCCTCGGAAAGCTGCTTGACCCCGTTGCCGAAAAATGGAACAAAAAATAA
- a CDS encoding AsnC family transcriptional regulator, which produces MLDSVDRRILNIIQSSFPLESRPYAVIGRAVGVPEEEAFARVQKMKGRKTIRRIGANFDAAKLGFRSTLCAAKVPEAKLAAFVAEVNAHPGVTHNYLRSHEYNVWFTCIAPSWEMLCAIVDGIADKMGIAVLNLPMTRLYKVKVDFKMEK; this is translated from the coding sequence ATGCTTGATTCTGTTGACCGCCGCATTCTCAACATTATCCAGAGTTCATTTCCGCTAGAGTCTCGACCCTATGCCGTTATCGGGCGGGCTGTGGGTGTGCCGGAGGAAGAGGCGTTTGCCCGCGTCCAAAAAATGAAGGGGCGGAAAACCATTCGTCGGATTGGTGCAAATTTTGACGCGGCCAAGCTCGGATTCAGGAGTACGCTCTGTGCTGCAAAAGTGCCGGAGGCAAAACTGGCCGCATTTGTGGCCGAAGTTAACGCCCACCCTGGCGTTACCCACAACTATCTACGCAGCCACGAATATAACGTTTGGTTTACTTGCATAGCACCTTCATGGGAAATGCTTTGCGCTATTGTTGACGGCATAGCAGATAAAATGGGCATTGCCGTTCTGAACCTTCCAATGACCAGGCTATACAAGGTCAAAGTGGACTTCAAAATGGAGAAATAG
- a CDS encoding phosphatidylserine decarboxylase family protein encodes MRKASIGLAVEGLPFILLCSFSALIFSLIDCWPLALVLLVATWFSSHFFRDPERVVPTEEGIAVSPADGKVVKIQEVPEPFTGQPRVCISVFMNLFNVHVNRMPVTAKISAITYYPGKFFNASLDKASKYNERCAYSIESSDGNFVMVQIAGLVAQRIVCRVDEADELKRGERIGMIKFGSRVDLYLPENYSPIVSIGESVFAGQTVIAQRKHL; translated from the coding sequence ATGAGAAAAGCATCTATTGGCCTTGCGGTTGAAGGCTTACCATTCATTCTTTTGTGCTCTTTTTCCGCCCTGATATTTTCGCTTATTGACTGCTGGCCGTTGGCACTTGTTCTGCTTGTAGCCACATGGTTTTCCAGCCATTTTTTTCGTGATCCTGAAAGAGTCGTTCCAACTGAAGAGGGGATTGCCGTCAGCCCTGCGGATGGGAAAGTTGTTAAGATTCAGGAAGTGCCAGAGCCGTTTACGGGGCAACCTCGTGTGTGCATCAGTGTCTTTATGAATCTGTTCAATGTGCATGTGAACAGGATGCCAGTAACGGCCAAAATATCCGCTATTACCTATTATCCTGGGAAGTTTTTTAACGCCTCACTGGATAAAGCGTCCAAGTACAACGAACGGTGCGCCTATTCCATTGAAAGCTCGGATGGAAATTTTGTCATGGTACAAATTGCGGGATTGGTGGCACAGCGCATCGTGTGTCGTGTCGATGAAGCGGATGAACTAAAACGCGGTGAACGCATCGGCATGATTAAATTTGGCTCCAGAGTAGACCTGTATCTGCCAGAAAATTACTCCCCAATTGTTTCAATAGGGGAGAGTGTGTTTGCCGGACAAACTGTTATAGCACAGAGGAAACATCTCTGA
- a CDS encoding MerR family transcriptional regulator — protein MKIGELAKLSGIQTVTIRFYEKEGLLDAPVRSDSNYRIYGNDDFERLRFIKHCRQHGIGLSDIRQLLAYKDNPQARCEFANALVKKHIVNVRMQIESLVHLEWQLEQLLECARKKPGRGIIDSLNKGDSCPDCARHRQQKARG, from the coding sequence ATGAAAATTGGTGAGTTGGCAAAACTATCTGGGATTCAGACTGTCACGATACGGTTTTATGAAAAGGAAGGTTTGCTAGATGCTCCTGTCCGCTCCGATTCAAATTACAGGATTTATGGAAACGACGATTTTGAACGGCTGCGATTCATAAAACATTGCCGTCAACACGGCATAGGATTGTCCGACATTCGTCAACTTTTGGCTTACAAGGATAACCCACAAGCAAGATGTGAATTTGCCAATGCTCTGGTAAAAAAACATATTGTCAATGTGCGCATGCAAATAGAATCACTTGTCCACCTGGAGTGGCAGTTGGAACAATTGCTGGAATGCGCCAGAAAAAAACCCGGCCGAGGGATAATCGACAGTCTGAACAAGGGGGATAGTTGTCCCGACTGTGCACGCCATCGTCAGCAAAAAGCACGGGGTTAA